The stretch of DNA CTCGATCGCATGCCCTTCACGGACCACCAGCAAGGCGAACGGGCGCTCGCCCCATTGCGGATCGGGGATCCCCACCACTGCTACTTCGCGTACCGCCGGGTGACGGCTGATCAGGTCTTCCAGGGCCAGGGACGATACCCACTCGCCTCCGGTCTTGATCACATCCTTGATCCGGTCGCGAATATCGATCACGCCCATGCCGTCGAGAGTCGCCACGTCGCCGGTGTGCAGCCAGCCGCCTTCCCACAGCTCTGCGCCCTTCTGCGGCTCATTGAAATAGCCTTCGGTCAACCAGGGCGCGCGCAGCACCAGCTCACCCTGGGTCTCGCCATCGGCCGGCAGGAAGTTGCCGTCGCCATCGACAATCGCCGCCTCCACCAGAGGTCCGGGCACGCCGGCCTTGATCCGGTAGGTAGTGCGCTCATCCTCGGTGCCCACCAGCAGTTCTTCGTTGAGGTGGGCGCAGGACACCAGCGGCCCGGTTTCCGACATGCCATAGGCCGCCGTCAGCTGAATGCCCTTGGCCTTGGAGGCCTCGTACAGCGCACGGTTGAGCGCGCTGCCGCCAATGACGATCTTCCAGCCGCCGAAATCCGTGCCCTGGGCCGCCTTGGCATTGAGCAGCATCTGCAAGATAGTCGGCACGCAATGGGAGAAGGTGACCTTCTCCTTGCGCCACAGCTCCACCAGCAGTTCCGGGTCGTAACGGCCGGGGTAGACCTGCTTGAGGCCGAGCATGGTCGCCACATAAGGCAGGCCCCAGGCATGCACATGGAACATCGGGGTAATGGGCATGTACACATCGCTGGTGCCCAGCAGGCGCACGCTGTCGATGCTGCCCATGATCACCGCCACGCCCATGGTGTGCAGCACCAGCTGGCGGTGGGTGAAGTACACGCCCTTCGGATTGCCGGTGGTGCCTGTGGTGTAGAAGGTGGTGGCCACCGAGTTTTCGTCGAAATCCTCGAAGGCGTACTGGGTGCTGGCAGCCGCCAGAAGCTGCTCGTATTCGCCCACCAGGTTGGGCAGGTCGGCGCTCTTGTCCGGGCCGTCGGTCAGCAGCAGGGTTTTCTCCACCGTGCTCAGTTGCCCGGCGATCGCCTGGTAGAGCCCGACAAACTCGCTGTTGACCAGCACGAAGCGGTCCTCGGCGTGATTCATGGTGTACAGGATCTGTTCCGGCGACAGGCGTACGTTGATGGTATGGATCACCGCGCCGATCATCGGGATGGCGAACATGCACTCCAGATAGCGATGGCTGTCCCAGTCCATCACCGCCACGGTATCCCCGGCCTTGACCCCGGCAGCCGTCAACACGTTCGCCAGCCTGGCCACGCGCTCGATCAGGGTTGGGTAGCTGTAACGCAGCTTGTCCCGGTAGACGATTTCACGGGTCTTCTCGTAACGGGTGCCGGACATCAGCAGCCGCTTGATCAATAGCGGGTATTGGTAGGCGCCTTCGGCTGGCGGAATAACGCGAGTCTGCAACATAAGCATCCCTTTTCGTGACTGCACGGTCGTGGCTGAAGAACGCTCACTCTAGAGCGCCGCTGGCTCTGCCAAATCAGCCAAAGGAATGATTTGCAGAGCCGTACGAATGCTAGCTCCAAGCCAGCATTCGCGCGACCAGACATTCGCCATGGGAAGGCACATGTGTGAGTGTCAAGCCGTTTGCTCGACCACCCTGCGCGGGAATAGCTCGGCGCCCCGAATCAGCTCAAGGCGCCAGGACCCATTACAGCCCCATCAGTTAGCCCCGGGTGTAGCCCCGTGCAGTTGCAAATGCTGTTGCAGGTAGCTGCGCAGACGTTTTTCCACATCGCGGTTACGCGGCCTGGGCAACCCGGCCGGCCATTCGCCACGTGCCAGCGCGCGAATCGGCGCCTGCTGGCTCATGCCCCGGCGCTGGATCTGACGCAGCCCCTGATCCCACCAGACATGGCGGCAAGCCTCGACATAGGGCGAGATCGGGCCGCAGCTGCCATACAGCAGGTCGCGTCCGACTTTTTGCATGTCCTTGTTCTGCCGCCTCAAGTAGAACTTGATCCGCGAGCGCTGAAACAGCGACGGCAAGGGTTTACGCCGTGGGACCTCGCGCTGCAGGCGCAGCAACTCCGGCCGGAAGGCTTCGCCATGGCGCTGGAAAAACAGCGCTTGCATGGCGTGGAAGAAGTCCTTGTCGGAGAAGTAGTGATAGATGCAACTCTTGCTCTCGCCCACGGATTGACCGCGCAAGGCAAATGACAAGGCGATCTGTTCCAGGGTGTGCAGGTCCTTGATGTGGGCGCTCCACTCGTCAATCAAGGCAATCGAGGCTTGCATCAGCGGACCATCGCCGGCCGTCAGGCCACAAACCCCGCTGTTGAACAGGCGCTGGTCGTCGGCTACCGACTGACCGCTGGCCTGCAGGTAGCGGTCGAGTTTGACGAACTCGGGGCGGGTACGGACCTCTGACCAGAGAAACTCGTCTTCATCGATCAGATACTGGCCGGGTGCGATGCGATCGAACAGCCGCTGCGGGTCGGCCTCGAACAAGGTGTCGGTATCGACAAACAGGGTCTTGTCCGCCAGCACGAGGCCTGCGGCAAAGGCACAGGCCTTGCGCCGGTGGTAGTAGCCCTGGTCACCCTGCCACTCGACCAGCATTTGTTCACTCAACGGCACCACTTGCACCGGCCAGCCGCGGTAATCCTCGGGACGGTCGGTCATGACCCGAATCACCAGCGGCTCGGCACTCTTGCTCTGGTCGAGGGCCGTCAGAATGCTGAACTTCGCTTCATGGCGATAAACCTCTTTGCCGCCATAAACCAGATAGAGCAACTGCTGCGGTACTTTTTGTATCGTCATCAAGCGTCCGGTCTCGCGCGCTCTCCGGACGGTCAAGGGGCTCGACCTGCCGGAGTGGCATAAAAGCGGACGATTGTACGATTAATCCCAATTAAGGATCAGAAATATCCGATAAACCTGAACGAGAAAGACCGGCTCAATGCATCTCGGTAAAGGCCAGCTTCATCCCGATGGCGATCAGCACCGCGCCCATGGTGCGGTCGAACCAGTGGCCCATGCGGGCAAAACCGGCGCGGACTTTCTGCTGGCTGAACAGCAGCGCCACCAGGCAGAACCAGGTAGCCGTCGCCACCGCCAGGTACACGCCATAACCGGCCTGGATGGCCAGGGGCGTGTGCGGATTGATGACTACGGTGAACAGTGACAGGAAAAACAGCGTCGCTTTCGGGTTCAGGCCGTTGGTCACGAAGCCGGAAGTGAAGGCACCGCGCGCGGTGCGCTCGCCAGCTTCCAGGTGCAGATTCTCGGTAGCTGGCTTGGCCGGCTGCGCCCGCAGGGCCTTGTAGCCGATGTACAGCAGGTAAGCGGCGGCGGCCCATTTCAGCGCGTTGAACAGCACGATCGACTGCGACACGATCAGACCGATACCCAGCAGCGAATACCCCACATGCAGGAAGATCGCGGTGCCGACGCCCAAGGCGGTCCAGGTGCCGGCGCGGCGACCGTGGGTCACGCTTTCGCGCACCACGACGGCGAAATCCGGGCCCGGGCTGGCCACTGCAAGCAGGTGAATAAGGGCGACGGTCAAGAACTCGGCGAGGTACATGGACACTCCTGTGTATCTAATTATTTCATCTGTTAGGCTCGGCAGATTACGCCTTCGGACCCTCGTGCAAAAGGTACAGTTGATGACTAACAATCGCCGCGCCGTCTTCCTCGACCACAGCTCCCTGGACCTCGGCGACCTCGACCTCAGCGCGCTGCGCCACAGCTTCGACGAACTGCAACTGCATGACCGGACCAGCCCCGAACAGGTGGTCGAGCGCCTGCAGGGAGCCCAGGTGGCGATCAGCAACAAAGTACCGCTCAATGCCGAAACCCTGGCCGCCTGCCCCGGGCTGAAACTGATCCTGGTGGCGGCCACTGGTACCAACAATGTTGATTTGGCCGCCGCCCGCGCCCAGGGCATCACCGTCGCCAACTGCCAGGGCTACGGCACGCCATCGG from Pseudomonas chlororaphis subsp. chlororaphis encodes:
- a CDS encoding LysE family translocator, which codes for MYLAEFLTVALIHLLAVASPGPDFAVVVRESVTHGRRAGTWTALGVGTAIFLHVGYSLLGIGLIVSQSIVLFNALKWAAAAYLLYIGYKALRAQPAKPATENLHLEAGERTARGAFTSGFVTNGLNPKATLFFLSLFTVVINPHTPLAIQAGYGVYLAVATATWFCLVALLFSQQKVRAGFARMGHWFDRTMGAVLIAIGMKLAFTEMH
- a CDS encoding fatty acid--CoA ligase, with product MLQTRVIPPAEGAYQYPLLIKRLLMSGTRYEKTREIVYRDKLRYSYPTLIERVARLANVLTAAGVKAGDTVAVMDWDSHRYLECMFAIPMIGAVIHTINVRLSPEQILYTMNHAEDRFVLVNSEFVGLYQAIAGQLSTVEKTLLLTDGPDKSADLPNLVGEYEQLLAAASTQYAFEDFDENSVATTFYTTGTTGNPKGVYFTHRQLVLHTMGVAVIMGSIDSVRLLGTSDVYMPITPMFHVHAWGLPYVATMLGLKQVYPGRYDPELLVELWRKEKVTFSHCVPTILQMLLNAKAAQGTDFGGWKIVIGGSALNRALYEASKAKGIQLTAAYGMSETGPLVSCAHLNEELLVGTEDERTTYRIKAGVPGPLVEAAIVDGDGNFLPADGETQGELVLRAPWLTEGYFNEPQKGAELWEGGWLHTGDVATLDGMGVIDIRDRIKDVIKTGGEWVSSLALEDLISRHPAVREVAVVGIPDPQWGERPFALLVVREGHAIEAKELKEHLKPFVEQGHLSKWAIPSQIALVTEIPKTSVGKLDKKRIRLDITEWQANNSTFLSTL